Part of the Caulifigura coniformis genome, GTTCTTCGTTGACGCCGTTGGCGGGCGGTGATTCCTGTCTGCGAACTCACAAGCAGGGCAGGGTGTCTGGAGAATGGCTGCTGTCGGATTTAGACTCCGGGCGAGTCATCCCGAGTCTTTCATTTTCAGCTGATTGAGTCTGCCATGCAGGTGTACGTCAACGGGGCCCTCCTTCCGAAGGAACAGGCTGTCGTCAGTGTTTTCGACCACGGGCTGCTGTATGGCGATGGCGTGTTCGAGGGGATCCGCGTCTATGGAGGGAAGGTGTTCCTCCTGGGCGAGCACATCGAGCGGCTGTACGAAAGCGCGCGGGCGATCCGGCTGGTGATGCCCATCTCGCCGGCGGAGATGACCGCGGCCGTTGAGAAGACCGTGGCCGCGAACGGCATCAGGGATGGATACGTGCGTCTGGTCGTGACGCGCGGCTCGGGGTCTTTGGGTCTCGACATCCGGAAGACGAGCGATCCGCAGGTGATCGTGATCGCCGATACGATCTCGCTCTATCCGGCCGAATTGTACGAAAAGGGAATGCAGATCATCACGGCGAGCACGATCCGGAATCATCCGGCGGCGCTCAGCCCGCGGATCAAGTCGCTCAACTACCTGAACAACATCCTCGCGAAGATCGAGGCGACGGATGCCGGGGCTCCCGAAGCGATCATGCTCAACCACAAAGGGGACGTCGCCGAGTGCACGGGCGACAACCTGTTCCTGGTGAAGAAGGGGGAACTGCTGACGCCCCCGGTCGATTCGGGCGTCCTCGATGGCGTCACGCGGCGGGCCGTGATGCGGCTGGCCGAAGGGGCAGGGGTGACGGTCCGCGAAGTCACGCTTCAGCGG contains:
- the ilvE gene encoding branched-chain-amino-acid transaminase; amino-acid sequence: MQVYVNGALLPKEQAVVSVFDHGLLYGDGVFEGIRVYGGKVFLLGEHIERLYESARAIRLVMPISPAEMTAAVEKTVAANGIRDGYVRLVVTRGSGSLGLDIRKTSDPQVIVIADTISLYPAELYEKGMQIITASTIRNHPAALSPRIKSLNYLNNILAKIEATDAGAPEAIMLNHKGDVAECTGDNLFLVKKGELLTPPVDSGVLDGVTRRAVMRLAEGAGVTVREVTLQRHDVYVADECFLTGTAAEVIPVVGVDGRMIGDGKPGPVTQDLRQRFQRLTRGELTL